Genomic DNA from Haloplanus aerogenes:
CCGAACCACACGGCGGACGCAGCCGCGGACCGGGGCTACGACATCTACGTCCCCGACGGGCGGGAAGACCGCTGGGAAGACGTGGGCATGGACGTCGCGGGCGACATCGAGGCCCTGATCGACGCGAGCGACATCGTCGCGGACGCGACGCCGGCGGGCATGGGCGCGGAGTACCGCCCCATCTACGAGGAGCACGACACCCCCGCCCTGTTCCAGGGTGGCGAGGGCGCGGACGTGGCGGAGGCGAGCTTCACCGCCCGTGCCAACTACTCGGAAGCGACGGACAAGGACTACGTCCGCATCGTCTCCTGTAACACGACGGGTCTGAACCGGATGTTCGCGCCGCTCCACGAGGAGTACGGCGTCGAGCGCGCGAGCATCACGCTCGTCCGCTGTCGCGGCGAGCACGCAGTCATCTCCGCGGACCCGGTCACGCTCCCCTCGCACCACGGCCCGGACGCCCTCGAAGTCATCCCGGACATGGGTCCGATCACGACGATGGGCATGAAGGTGCCGACGGTGCGCCACCACTTCCACGGCATCAACGTGGAACTCGGCGCGGAGCCGAGCGCCGAGGAGGTCCGCGACCTGCTCGCCTCGCAGTCGCGCATCCACGTTATCGACGGCGACCTGGGCATCGACTCCGGCTGGGAACTGCAGGAGTTCGCCCTCGACCGCGGCCGGGACCGGATGAACCTCTACGAGAACCAGATCTTCGAGGACTCCATCAGCATGGACGGCCAACAGCTCCACCTCTTCCAGTCCATCCACCGCGAGAGCGACGTGGTTCCGGAGAACGTCGACGCCATCCGTGCGATGATGGGCGAAGCCGACGCGGAGGAGAGTATCGAACTGACGAACGAAGTGATGGGCATTGGCGACATCTAAATGACGGCAAACGAGACCGAGGCAGTCGACGAGGAGTTGGAACCGGGCACGGAACTGACGTCGGGCTACGGATCGAGTCCGGGGGTCGCGACAGGACCCGTCAAGATTATCGAGGACATCGAGGAAGCCGACCGGATCGACGAGGGTGACGTGATCGTCACCGAGATGACGGCGCCGGACATGGTGCCCGCGATGAAGCGCTCGGCGGGCATCCTCACCGACGAAGGTGGAATGACCTCCCACGCGGCCATCGTCTCGCGCGAACTCGGCGTGCCGGCCATCGTCGGCTGTGGCGACGCGACCGACGTGCTGACCGACGGCCAGCGCATCACGCTCGACGGCCAGAAAGGCACCGTCGTCGTCGCCGAACCCGAAACCGAGACGGTCGAAGACGCCGAACCCGAGGGGGACCGCGAGGTCGAGGGCGGCAGCGGCGGCCCGCCGACCACGGCGACCGAGGTGAAAGTGAACGTCTCCATCCCGGACGCGGCCCAGCGCGCCGCCGACACCGGCGCCGACGGCGTCGGTCTCCTCCGACTGGAGCACATCCTCCTCTCGACGAGCAAGACGCCCGAGAAGTACGTCGCCGACCACGGCGAGGAGGCGTTCGTCAAGGAGATTTCCGAGGAGATCCGGAAGGTGGCCGACGCGTTCTACCCGCGGCCGGTCCGCGCTCGGACCCTCGACGCGCCGACGGACGAACTCGCCGAGTTGGAAGGTGGGGAGAACGAACCCCACGAACACAACCCGATGCTCGGCTACCGCGGCATCCGCCGGTCGCTGAAAGAGCCCGAGATGTGCAAACTCGAACTCCGCGCGTTCAAGCGCCTGCACGACATGGGCTACGACAACGTCGAGGTCATGTTCCCGCTCCCCAACGACGCCGAGGACGTGCGTCGGGCGC
This window encodes:
- a CDS encoding type II glyceraldehyde-3-phosphate dehydrogenase; this translates as MIRVGVNGYGTIGKRVADAVNSMPDMELVGIGKASPNHTADAAADRGYDIYVPDGREDRWEDVGMDVAGDIEALIDASDIVADATPAGMGAEYRPIYEEHDTPALFQGGEGADVAEASFTARANYSEATDKDYVRIVSCNTTGLNRMFAPLHEEYGVERASITLVRCRGEHAVISADPVTLPSHHGPDALEVIPDMGPITTMGMKVPTVRHHFHGINVELGAEPSAEEVRDLLASQSRIHVIDGDLGIDSGWELQEFALDRGRDRMNLYENQIFEDSISMDGQQLHLFQSIHRESDVVPENVDAIRAMMGEADAEESIELTNEVMGIGDI